A single window of Treponema denticola ATCC 35405 DNA harbors:
- a CDS encoding penicillin-binding protein, producing MEEVDSFISKPRFWFFISLVIIFVVLLILQFAKYMIMKEPIVITPKVSTERGTIYDRNKKILAVQTTIYNLYADKTLMKNPAEAAKVLAPVLMQNESDLLEKIQDSKSNFLYLKKRMSESERDLVKNVIDENKLSGIRFESVFNRTYPENTLASTVVGFLGDDGRGKTGVEYSLQNILSPPPETKGYTGKGYDVYLSIDGNIQYMLEKIISKTMEETKAQSAVFLAVDAKTGEVLAYVNSPSASLANFIESTPEQRLDRPANYVYEPGSVFKIFSMAAFLELGTTKDGQVYDCNALFEFNRPNVKPITCLKTHGRVSPRDIIRLSCNDATAQIADITEKNAFYEKIKLFGFGSKTNIELPGESAGLLAPPQNWSIRTKHTIAIGQEIGVSALQLVEAATAFTNKGYTLRLSLISKVADKEGNIVYLHKPSVLNKVISEKNADLLLSYMRTGSIEGIAWRASINGVPIAVKTGTAQMANEKGGGYSKTDFISSCIGIFPADDPKIILYTAVIKPVGQIYGSVIAAPVISEASNEIIDYLGLARENAPTVEHTGRIPISENKPVVLKDKMPDLTGVPKKLLLELLLQKDFSVKITGDGYVVSQTPPPGTPLKKGMKIELNLE from the coding sequence ATGGAAGAAGTAGATAGTTTTATTTCAAAACCTAGGTTTTGGTTTTTTATAAGTCTTGTAATTATTTTTGTTGTTTTGCTTATACTCCAATTTGCAAAGTACATGATAATGAAAGAACCTATAGTGATTACGCCTAAGGTTTCGACTGAAAGGGGGACTATATATGACAGAAATAAAAAAATCCTTGCAGTTCAGACAACTATCTATAATCTTTATGCCGATAAAACCCTTATGAAAAATCCTGCCGAGGCGGCGAAGGTCTTGGCCCCTGTTTTAATGCAAAATGAATCCGATCTCTTGGAAAAAATTCAAGATTCCAAATCCAATTTTTTATATTTAAAAAAAAGAATGAGCGAAAGTGAAAGGGATTTGGTTAAAAACGTTATAGATGAAAATAAATTAAGCGGTATTAGGTTTGAGTCTGTGTTTAACCGCACCTATCCCGAAAATACCTTAGCCTCTACAGTCGTAGGTTTTTTAGGTGATGACGGCAGGGGTAAAACAGGCGTAGAATATTCTCTTCAAAATATTCTCTCTCCCCCTCCTGAAACAAAGGGCTATACTGGCAAAGGCTACGACGTTTATCTCAGTATAGACGGAAACATTCAATACATGCTCGAAAAAATTATATCGAAAACGATGGAAGAAACAAAGGCTCAATCTGCCGTTTTTCTTGCAGTTGATGCAAAGACCGGAGAGGTCCTCGCCTATGTGAACTCTCCTTCTGCCTCCCTTGCAAACTTTATCGAAAGCACTCCTGAACAGCGCCTTGATCGTCCTGCAAACTATGTTTATGAGCCGGGGTCGGTTTTTAAGATATTTTCTATGGCCGCCTTTTTGGAATTGGGCACTACTAAGGACGGGCAGGTATACGACTGCAATGCTCTTTTTGAATTTAACAGACCCAATGTAAAACCCATTACCTGTTTAAAGACTCATGGCAGGGTAAGCCCGCGGGATATAATCCGCCTTTCGTGTAACGATGCAACTGCCCAGATTGCCGATATTACCGAAAAAAATGCTTTTTATGAAAAGATTAAACTCTTCGGTTTCGGCTCCAAAACCAATATAGAGCTTCCGGGAGAGTCGGCCGGTCTTCTTGCTCCTCCTCAAAACTGGTCTATACGTACAAAGCACACAATCGCTATAGGACAGGAAATAGGAGTTTCAGCATTGCAGCTGGTTGAAGCTGCAACGGCATTCACCAATAAGGGTTACACTTTGAGGCTTTCTCTTATTTCGAAGGTTGCCGACAAGGAAGGAAACATCGTCTACCTTCATAAGCCCTCGGTTTTAAACAAGGTTATATCCGAAAAAAATGCCGATCTGCTTTTAAGCTATATGAGAACGGGCTCCATAGAGGGTATAGCTTGGAGGGCTTCTATCAACGGAGTTCCCATTGCCGTAAAAACCGGAACAGCTCAGATGGCAAATGAGAAAGGCGGGGGCTACAGTAAGACCGATTTTATTTCAAGCTGTATAGGAATTTTTCCGGCAGATGACCCAAAGATTATTTTGTATACGGCAGTCATAAAACCTGTCGGACAAATATACGGCTCCGTTATTGCGGCTCCCGTAATTTCCGAGGCCTCGAACGAAATTATAGATTATCTCGGACTTGCAAGAGAAAACGCTCCTACCGTTGAACACACCGGGCGGATTCCCATAAGCGAAAATAAACCTGTCGTTTTAAAAGATAAGATGCCCGACTTAACGGGCGTTCCTAAAAAACTTTTGCTTGAGCTTCTTTTACAAAAAGACTTTTCGGTAAAAATTACAGGTGACGGATATGTCGTCTCTCAAACTCCTCCGCCCGGAACACCTCTTAAAAAAGGAATGAAAATTGAGCTCAATCTCGAATAA
- a CDS encoding motility associated factor glycosyltransferase family protein, producing the protein MSSISNKESAGNREILYKNLFYNAELFTCRFPELSAALGLDSEIGIKQFAERIPESYYLEEAKLKETDKKIFTARINGKYLHSKYNPISEAEKNISLDFFEDKKAKSSCVFCGLGLGYAQELYAKKYPKSSLIIIEPDLFVFFLFLQSRPLDDFFMHENLILLLGLYPKDVLDFFESKSFFDTPIFKIQSLIDVSSSWFSEFEALKKRRNEKTNLNKNTLKKFGKLWLKNFLKNIKQTEGLFGINKIENIFASCPALIIAAGPGLDDTINLVKENEDKFIIIAADTAVRACHRHGLKPDFILLMDAQYWNYLHLSDLDISDSILITESSVYPAVFRLKTRAKFLCTSMFPLAQYIEKLIGEKGKLVTGGSVATACWDFARILGCSEIIFAGLDLAFPDFQTHFKGSRFEEDVNAFSNRFFPSETASHLSLYSASPQLKEGYEGKVLSDKRMQMYAWWFESKIAEFPDIKTYNLLPRGLKIPNMPALSMEEFLLKAKASPLSKKIKIEKMSALFNLSSYKKEGSFSSPNLSSALKELSTDLEKTMKLAREGMDICLNLLDSLKTGKPLEDSIIKKVWKT; encoded by the coding sequence TTGAGCTCAATCTCGAATAAAGAAAGCGCCGGTAATCGTGAAATTTTGTATAAGAACCTTTTTTATAATGCGGAACTTTTTACCTGCCGTTTTCCTGAGCTCTCTGCGGCCTTAGGCCTTGACTCAGAAATCGGTATTAAACAATTTGCCGAAAGAATTCCTGAAAGCTATTATCTTGAAGAAGCAAAATTAAAAGAAACAGATAAAAAGATTTTTACTGCACGCATAAACGGAAAATACCTTCATTCAAAATATAATCCTATAAGCGAGGCCGAAAAAAATATTTCTCTTGATTTTTTTGAAGATAAAAAGGCTAAAAGCTCTTGTGTTTTTTGCGGCCTTGGTTTGGGTTATGCTCAAGAGCTTTATGCAAAAAAATATCCTAAATCTTCGTTGATTATAATCGAGCCCGACCTCTTTGTTTTTTTTCTTTTTTTACAAAGCCGTCCATTGGATGATTTTTTTATGCACGAAAATCTGATTCTTCTTTTAGGTCTTTATCCGAAAGATGTGTTGGATTTTTTTGAAAGCAAATCTTTTTTTGATACTCCGATTTTTAAAATTCAGTCCTTGATTGATGTAAGTTCTTCTTGGTTTTCAGAGTTTGAGGCCTTAAAAAAACGAAGGAATGAAAAAACAAATTTAAACAAAAATACCTTAAAAAAATTCGGAAAACTTTGGCTTAAAAATTTTTTAAAAAATATAAAACAAACCGAAGGTCTTTTTGGCATCAATAAAATAGAAAACATTTTTGCTTCTTGTCCTGCTTTGATAATTGCTGCCGGCCCCGGCTTAGATGACACGATAAATCTTGTAAAAGAAAATGAAGATAAGTTTATAATCATTGCGGCAGATACGGCTGTAAGGGCTTGTCATAGGCATGGCCTAAAACCCGACTTTATTCTTTTAATGGATGCTCAATATTGGAACTATCTTCATCTTTCAGACCTCGACATTTCGGATTCGATTCTTATTACCGAATCTTCCGTATATCCGGCCGTTTTCCGTCTTAAAACAAGAGCCAAGTTTTTATGCACTTCCATGTTTCCCCTTGCTCAATATATAGAAAAACTTATAGGCGAAAAGGGTAAACTTGTTACCGGCGGTTCCGTTGCAACAGCTTGCTGGGATTTTGCAAGAATTTTAGGCTGTTCTGAAATTATTTTTGCAGGCCTCGATTTAGCCTTTCCCGATTTTCAAACCCACTTTAAGGGAAGCCGATTTGAAGAAGATGTGAACGCTTTTTCAAACCGGTTTTTTCCTTCGGAAACAGCTTCGCATCTAAGCCTTTATTCCGCCTCGCCCCAATTAAAAGAAGGCTATGAGGGAAAGGTTTTAAGCGACAAGAGAATGCAGATGTATGCGTGGTGGTTTGAAAGTAAGATTGCCGAGTTCCCCGATATTAAAACTTATAACCTTTTACCGCGGGGATTAAAGATTCCGAATATGCCGGCCCTAAGTATGGAAGAGTTTTTACTTAAAGCAAAAGCTTCGCCTCTTTCAAAAAAAATAAAAATCGAAAAGATGAGTGCCTTATTTAACTTGTCTTCTTATAAAAAAGAAGGTAGCTTTAGTTCTCCAAACCTTTCCTCTGCCTTAAAAGAATTAAGTACCGATTTGGAAAAAACCATGAAGCTTGCAAGGGAGGGTATGGATATATGTCTGAACCTCTTAGACTCTTTAAAAACCGGAAAGCCTCTTGAAGATTCTATCATAAAAAAAGTATGGAAAACTTAA
- a CDS encoding CPBP family intramembrane glutamic endopeptidase — MHFDKKTLRFLLEFIFIFTIFVLPPMLNKRDFTPPPQPEGFFYVLVFISKIVFFAAYEEILYRIYLPYRIKSFYGENPESFKSAFAVYEILPVIFFALAHRYLGPFNVLYAAAAGIIFRVLYVLIQKKASTKCSITIASIKAALCVIVLHSVHNGIIYLLIFKG, encoded by the coding sequence ATGCATTTTGATAAGAAGACTCTAAGGTTTTTACTTGAATTTATCTTCATTTTCACCATTTTTGTCCTTCCTCCGATGTTAAATAAGAGGGATTTTACCCCGCCGCCTCAGCCAGAAGGCTTTTTTTATGTTTTAGTCTTTATATCAAAAATAGTTTTTTTTGCAGCCTATGAAGAAATTCTATACCGAATATATTTACCGTATAGAATAAAAAGCTTTTACGGAGAAAATCCTGAAAGTTTTAAATCGGCCTTTGCCGTCTATGAAATTCTTCCGGTCATTTTTTTTGCTCTGGCTCACCGTTATTTAGGTCCCTTTAATGTGCTTTATGCTGCGGCCGCAGGAATAATTTTTAGAGTATTATATGTCCTTATACAAAAAAAAGCCTCTACAAAATGCAGCATAACAATAGCAAGTATAAAAGCGGCTCTTTGCGTTATAGTGCTTCACTCTGTCCATAACGGAATCATCTATCTTTTGATTTTTAAAGGATAA
- a CDS encoding PilZ domain-containing protein, with amino-acid sequence MYILVVFFIVFLLFTAFSFTLPGRRFLDLIRFFTEGKDRGFLFSNLLLLWRTANYVGLEDKTRLFWSVAALDECIRFIARQVENKLDADVSQKMQILLNKLYDYRTKIELEEVQKKRRIESTHEIYIGQICIIFVPRETTVYGKLMANTKNELVFALFDASAERAEKVNWQNKAVRVYFWKQNDAGYVFSSEAVKAKKIEDRIEIYIKHSKKIVRTQKRKSVRASCDIEGLMFPLRAGDPYNSDYEIQGGVKSNIKDISEDGAMFFVKGKAAKGIRMKLQFKLKNTEIVMCGKIVRFVYDQPLNKSRVHFQCEFLDQKMKNVILSYIYNIATTDDNTEFINNILKEENNDHSVADQKIKDNDFLQDGLTDGQMLYDFAESKGSV; translated from the coding sequence ATGTATATTCTTGTAGTTTTTTTTATTGTGTTTCTTTTATTTACGGCTTTCTCGTTCACTCTTCCGGGGAGACGGTTTTTGGATTTAATCCGTTTTTTTACCGAAGGGAAAGACAGGGGATTTTTATTTTCTAATCTCTTATTGTTGTGGCGGACAGCCAATTATGTAGGTCTTGAAGATAAAACCCGTCTTTTTTGGTCGGTTGCTGCCTTAGATGAATGCATACGCTTTATTGCCCGTCAGGTTGAAAATAAGCTGGATGCCGATGTTTCTCAAAAAATGCAAATTTTACTTAACAAACTCTATGATTACCGCACAAAAATTGAATTGGAAGAAGTTCAAAAAAAACGAAGAATTGAATCGACTCATGAAATTTATATCGGCCAAATTTGTATTATCTTTGTGCCGCGAGAAACAACCGTTTACGGCAAACTTATGGCAAATACAAAGAATGAGCTTGTGTTTGCCCTCTTTGATGCATCTGCAGAAAGAGCCGAAAAAGTTAATTGGCAAAATAAGGCTGTAAGGGTTTATTTTTGGAAACAAAATGATGCAGGATATGTCTTTAGTTCTGAAGCCGTCAAGGCAAAAAAAATAGAGGACCGAATAGAAATTTATATTAAGCATTCAAAAAAAATTGTTCGTACACAAAAAAGAAAATCGGTTAGAGCTTCATGTGATATTGAAGGCTTGATGTTTCCTCTTAGGGCTGGAGATCCTTATAACTCCGATTATGAAATTCAGGGCGGAGTAAAATCAAACATAAAGGACATATCGGAAGACGGAGCCATGTTTTTTGTAAAAGGCAAGGCTGCAAAGGGTATCAGAATGAAGCTGCAATTTAAACTAAAAAATACCGAGATTGTAATGTGCGGTAAGATTGTCCGTTTCGTTTATGACCAACCCTTAAATAAATCGCGAGTACATTTTCAATGTGAATTTTTAGACCAAAAAATGAAAAATGTTATTTTATCCTATATATATAATATAGCGACTACCGATGATAACACCGAATTTATAAACAATATTTTAAAAGAAGAAAATAATGATCATTCAGTGGCAGACCAAAAAATAAAAGATAACGATTTTTTGCAAGACGGCTTAACTGACGGTCAAATGCTCTATGATTTTGCAGAAAGTAAGGGGTCTGTATGA